CCCGGGTCAGCGAATTCCTCTGCGCCATGCACAAAATTCACGCGCCGAAGGCCCTGACCATTCCGATGGCCGTCATGCTGCGGTATTTGCCGACGATCCGGGAGGATTGGGGCTTTATCAAAGACGCCATGCGTCTTCGGGATGTTTCTCCATCCTTAAAAGGGCTCGTCGCTCATCCGGGGATGACAGTGGAATGCCTGTATGTGCCGCTGATGATGTCGGCGTCCCGGGCGGCCGACGAGCTGTCCATCGCCTCGGTGACGCGCGGAATCGAGAATCCCGCTCCCCGGACCTGTCTGATACAGATCAGGCTCGGGCCTGCGGATCTGCTGGCGGCTTTTTGTTTTGCCGCCTATTTCATCGCAGGGCGTTTTTGGTAGAGGGCGGCGCAATGATAAAATTTAAGGATGTTTCTTTTTCTTATTCCGGACAGACCTCCGGAAACCTTTGCCATTTCGACCTTACCATCGAAGACGGCGAATGTGTGCTTTTCTGCGGGCGCAGCGGATGCGGGAAAACCACGGTCACCCGCCTGGTAAACGGCCTGATTCCATATTTTTTTCCCGGGGAGTTGACCGGGCGGGTCGTTGTAAACGGAATGGATATTTCCCAAACGCCCATGTATCAAATTGCCGGGCGCGTCGGCTCCGTGTTTCAGAACCCGCGCACCCAGTTTTTTAATGTGGATACCGACAGTGAAATCGCGTTTGGAATCGAGAACGAGGCCCTGCCTCCGAAGGAGCTTCGTCAACGGGTTCGCCAAACCGCGGAAGATCTTCGGGTCCAAAATTTGCTGGGCCGGAATATTTTTAAGCTCTCAGGCGGCGAAAAGCAGAAAATCGCTTTCGCTTCGGTTTATGCCATGAACCCGAACGTTTACCTGCTGGACGAACCATCCTCCAATTTGGACAGGAGCGCGATTCAGGACCTCAAAGAGCATCTGAGGCTGATCAAACGCCAGGGGAAGACCATTTTGATTGCCGAGCACCGTCTGCATTACCTCATGGATCTGGCCGACCGTATCATTTATCTGGAACAAGGGCGCATCGCGGCCATTTACATGCCGGCGCAGTTCCGGCAGCTCCCGCAGGAGGAACGCGAAAACAAGGGCCTGCGGGCCACGGACTTAAAGAAGGTGCACCCCGCCGTACCCCTGAACACCCCGCACGCGCCGATTTTGGAACTGCGTGATGTGTCTCTGTCCTACAAAAAACAATCCATCCTGAACGGCGTCAGCCTGTCGGCGGCTCCCGGCGAAGCGATCGGCATCATCGGACATAACGGAGCAGGGAAAACCACCTTTTCGCGGGCGCTCTGCGGCCTGCACAGGGACTGTGAGGGACAGTTCCTGTGGGATGGACGGCCCCAGAATCAAAAGGATCGTCTGAAACGCTCCTATATGGTCATGCAGGATGTGAACTATGAATTGTTTGCGGAAAGCGTGGAAGCGGAGTGCTCCTTTGGCATCCGCAGCCCAAACCCTGCGCTGGTCGGGGCGCCGATGGAAAAGCTGGGCCTGACCCCTTTCCGCACACGCCACCCCAACACCCTCTCCGGCGGGCAGAAGCAGCGCCTTGCGGTAGCGGTCAGCATGATCTGCGGCAAGGAGCTTCTTGTGTTCGACGAGCCTACCAGCGGGCTGGATTTCGACAGTATGGCTCAGGTGGCCGGCCTTGTGCAAAAACTGGCCGCCATGGGGAAGCTGATTTTTATCGTGACGCACGACTACGAATTTGTCTGCCGCACCTGCTCCCGCGTTCTGCGCCTTGACGGCGGCAGGCTGTGCGACGATTTGGCTGTATCCATGGAAACGGAAGACCAATTAAAGAAGCTGTTTGATCTGTGACGGGAAATTTTTGGAAAGAAGACGCGATTCTATGCAAAAAAAGAAAAAGCCCATTGCGCTTCTGCTTCAATGGGCGGGGCGGGAAAAATATTGGATGTATTTAGCTGTCGGCTTATCATTTGTAAGCGGGCTTTGCATGATAATTCCCTACTACGGAATCTATAAATTGATGGACGCGATTTTTCATCATACTTGTACGGCGGAGTTTGTTGCTCGGGATGCTGTGATGATCGCGGCAGCGGTGGTAATTCGTTTTACGCTGTTTGGCAGCTCGGGCGTGGCCTCTCACAAGGGCGCTTACAGGGCCTTGTATAAGGTCCGCTGCATGGTATCCGATCACATGGCAAAGGTGCCGCTTGGCGCATTGGGTGAGCGCAGCATTGGCGAAATCAAAACCGTACTGAACGAGGACATTGAAAAGCTGGAACTGTTCTTGGCCCACAATATGCCGGAACTGGTATGCTATCTGGTTGGCCCAATCGCAATTTTTATCTATCTGATGACCGTCAATATTCCGCTGGCACTGATTTCTCTGATTCCGCTGGTGTCGGCTATAGTTGTGATGGGGCTGATGTTTACGGGTGCGTCCGGGATGATGGTGAGGGCCAACCGTTCTATCTCCAATCTGAATTCGGTGATGGTCGAGTACATCAGCGGCATGAAACTTATTAAAGCCTACAACATGGGCAGCAAGTCCTTTCAGAAATACTCTGTGGCGGTCAAGGAAGAAAACGATGTCTGGAATGAAATGTCCCGAAAGATGGGGCCGTTCTATGCAGCGTTCATCGTCGTGATTGAATGCGGGATGCTGCTACTGGTTCCCTTGGGTGGAATGTTCTTTTTGAAGGGTTCCATCACGGCCAGCGCCTTTTTGCTGTTCGCCTTTGTCGGTTCCTTGTATCTGACGGAAATCCGCCCGCTTCAGGAGCTTGGCAACAGCTTTGCCCAAGTACTGACAGGCATCACAAAGGCCGAGGAGATTCTGAGCATCCCAACCTATGAGGGAGGCGGTGAATTTCCCGTCAAACATGATATTGAGCTGAAAAACGTGCGCTTTTCCTACGACGGCAAAACTGATGTGCTGACGGACTGTAATCTCCAAGTCAGAGACGGAGAAAGGACGGCTTTGATGGGCCGCTCCGGCGCCGGCAAGACCACCGTCATTGAGTTGATTTCCCGCTTCTATGATGTGCAGGAGGGCGAGGTGCT
This window of the Ruminococcaceae bacterium BL-6 genome carries:
- a CDS encoding Energy-coupling factor transporter transmembrane protein EcfT, which produces MSKGHGIRFDPRTKLLLLLLCALCAATAPSLVYEFGLVGMIALLGFFSGRLRYPLIGLTAYAVIFALTKAALSGSGATFQTTLIAFLGLVHKVYPCGFLAGILISTTRVSEFLCAMHKIHAPKALTIPMAVMLRYLPTIREDWGFIKDAMRLRDVSPSLKGLVAHPGMTVECLYVPLMMSASRAADELSIASVTRGIENPAPRTCLIQIRLGPADLLAAFCFAAYFIAGRFW
- a CDS encoding Putative ABC transporter ATP-binding protein TDE_0282 (Evidence 3 : Putative function from multiple computational evidences): MIKFKDVSFSYSGQTSGNLCHFDLTIEDGECVLFCGRSGCGKTTVTRLVNGLIPYFFPGELTGRVVVNGMDISQTPMYQIAGRVGSVFQNPRTQFFNVDTDSEIAFGIENEALPPKELRQRVRQTAEDLRVQNLLGRNIFKLSGGEKQKIAFASVYAMNPNVYLLDEPSSNLDRSAIQDLKEHLRLIKRQGKTILIAEHRLHYLMDLADRIIYLEQGRIAAIYMPAQFRQLPQEERENKGLRATDLKKVHPAVPLNTPHAPILELRDVSLSYKKQSILNGVSLSAAPGEAIGIIGHNGAGKTTFSRALCGLHRDCEGQFLWDGRPQNQKDRLKRSYMVMQDVNYELFAESVEAECSFGIRSPNPALVGAPMEKLGLTPFRTRHPNTLSGGQKQRLAVAVSMICGKELLVFDEPTSGLDFDSMAQVAGLVQKLAAMGKLIFIVTHDYEFVCRTCSRVLRLDGGRLCDDLAVSMETEDQLKKLFDL
- a CDS encoding ABC transporter ATP-binding protein, with the protein product MQKKKKPIALLLQWAGREKYWMYLAVGLSFVSGLCMIIPYYGIYKLMDAIFHHTCTAEFVARDAVMIAAAVVIRFTLFGSSGVASHKGAYRALYKVRCMVSDHMAKVPLGALGERSIGEIKTVLNEDIEKLELFLAHNMPELVCYLVGPIAIFIYLMTVNIPLALISLIPLVSAIVVMGLMFTGASGMMVRANRSISNLNSVMVEYISGMKLIKAYNMGSKSFQKYSVAVKEENDVWNEMSRKMGPFYAAFIVVIECGMLLLVPLGGMFFLKGSITASAFLLFAFVGSLYLTEIRPLQELGNSFAQVLTGITKAEEILSIPTYEGGGEFPVKHDIELKNVRFSYDGKTDVLTDCNLQVRDGERTALMGRSGAGKTTVIELISRFYDVQEGEVLIGGKNVKGINYETLLKNIAIVFQKTFLTRDSVFENIRMGSDASLEEVRAAAKQAQIDDFILSLPDGYDTKVGGFGNRFSGGEKQRIAIARAILKNAPILILDEATSAADPENQVQIDKAIQNLCKGKTVIIVAHRLSALKMCDRVAVVENHTVTCVGTHEEVRKSSEYYRRAWTAYNTARNITYQMERSMEHER